One part of the Candidatus Zixiibacteriota bacterium genome encodes these proteins:
- a CDS encoding DUF512 domain-containing protein, translating to MLKIAKIIPGSPADTGSIKPGDILLKINDHDVADIIDYRYHEADNILLLQLIRNSRKYNVEIIKEIDQHAGMEFHPDKIIRCKNNCIFCFCHNNPKQLRRTLYIKDDDYRYSFLHGSFITLTNLSEQDIQRIIDLRLSPLYVSVQATDDAVRRLLFGKKTVPPVMPILRRFAENNISFHCQVVIVPGYNDGKILNKTAADLAELKPYAASLAVVPVGLTKFSNPILKTVGPKISAGLIGDVNRLRKKYGHKNNHFAYAADELFINAGIDIPSESYYDEFPQIENGVGMVRDFLNTFKRKLPSKVKGCWITGKSMIKIWRGYILPRYGFKIKLIPVSNTLFGKKVSVSGLLPGKDIADKLRKLRLKNEPVIIPPNCLNDDGLLIDDFTMDDIESITGAKVIQGSYNFGETVRMVS from the coding sequence ATGCTAAAAATAGCCAAAATAATACCCGGCTCGCCTGCCGATACTGGATCAATAAAACCCGGCGATATACTTCTTAAAATCAATGACCATGATGTAGCAGATATAATCGACTACCGCTATCATGAGGCCGATAATATCCTGTTGCTTCAGCTTATACGAAATAGCCGGAAATATAATGTCGAAATCATCAAAGAAATCGACCAGCATGCCGGAATGGAATTTCATCCCGATAAAATAATCCGATGTAAAAATAACTGCATATTTTGTTTCTGTCACAACAATCCCAAACAGCTCCGCCGTACACTGTATATAAAAGATGATGATTACCGCTATTCGTTCCTTCACGGAAGCTTTATTACTTTGACTAATCTCTCGGAACAAGATATCCAGCGGATAATCGACCTGAGGCTGTCGCCGCTGTATGTATCGGTCCAGGCAACCGATGATGCTGTTCGTCGTCTGCTTTTCGGGAAAAAGACTGTGCCGCCGGTCATGCCGATACTCAGGCGTTTTGCCGAAAATAATATTTCGTTTCACTGCCAGGTAGTAATTGTGCCCGGTTATAATGACGGCAAAATCCTTAATAAAACTGCCGCCGACTTAGCCGAATTAAAACCGTATGCCGCCTCGCTGGCGGTTGTGCCGGTAGGACTGACAAAGTTCTCAAACCCAATTCTTAAAACGGTAGGGCCAAAAATATCTGCCGGGCTAATAGGCGATGTTAATAGACTGCGCAAAAAATACGGCCATAAAAACAATCATTTCGCCTATGCCGCAGATGAGCTTTTTATCAACGCCGGTATTGACATTCCCTCCGAAAGCTACTATGATGAATTCCCCCAAATTGAGAATGGAGTCGGGATGGTAAGAGATTTTTTAAATACATTTAAACGAAAATTACCCTCGAAAGTAAAGGGCTGCTGGATAACCGGCAAATCAATGATAAAAATCTGGCGGGGATATATATTGCCCCGATACGGCTTTAAAATCAAACTTATACCGGTATCAAATACGCTTTTCGGCAAAAAGGTTTCCGTCTCAGGCTTATTGCCGGGCAAAGATATTGCTGATAAACTGCGTAAACTGAGATTGAAAAACGAACCTGTAATTATCCCGCCAAATTGCTTGAATGACGACGGGCTTTTAATCGATGACTTCACTATGGACGATATCGAATCGATAACCGGAGCGAAAGTTATTCAGGGCAGCTACAATTTTGGCGAAACCGTGAGAATGGTATCATGA
- the der gene encoding ribosome biogenesis GTPase Der: MSMDNIESDNIISNRPIVAIVGRPNVGKSTLFNRMIKQRKAITDDRPGITRDRVYGDCFWNKREFILIDTGGFIPRSSEMIASLVTQQITLAIDQSDLVLFLLDNKVGVQTVDEEIAAILKRGGKRVVVAANKTDSLEQTADTAEFYKLGLGDVYPVSASTGMRTGDLLDAVAAKLPPPVEESKAEDALKVAIVGRPNVGKSSLYNAILGEKQQIVTEIPGTTRDSVDSLIEINGKRFMFIDTAGLRHKRRYPDIVEYFSSLRSLRAIERSDIVLVIVDTKRGITNGDIKVAANAESMGRGIIFIANKWDLVKGTEQFTFKQSIYEKTPSLKYIDIVFTNALKGIGLEKVIKNIIEVEKQFNKRISTSELNTFLEKIVKEKHPPAKAGKFIKFYYITQAERKPPTFIIFCNFPKFIEEPYQRYITNKLRQEYGFRGAPLLIFFKPRKKE, translated from the coding sequence ATGAGTATGGACAATATCGAAAGCGATAATATAATTTCAAACCGGCCGATTGTCGCCATAGTAGGCCGTCCCAATGTGGGCAAATCAACGCTGTTTAATCGTATGATAAAACAGCGCAAGGCTATAACTGATGACCGCCCCGGCATAACCCGCGACCGCGTTTACGGCGATTGTTTCTGGAATAAACGCGAATTTATATTAATCGACACGGGCGGTTTTATCCCCCGCAGTTCGGAGATGATTGCCTCGTTAGTAACTCAACAGATAACTTTAGCTATCGACCAATCCGATTTAGTGCTGTTTCTGCTTGATAATAAAGTCGGCGTTCAGACTGTCGATGAGGAAATCGCGGCTATCCTCAAACGCGGCGGGAAACGAGTAGTAGTAGCGGCTAATAAAACCGATTCATTAGAGCAAACTGCCGATACTGCCGAGTTCTATAAATTAGGCTTGGGCGATGTTTATCCTGTTTCGGCCTCAACCGGAATGCGAACCGGCGATCTTCTTGATGCCGTAGCCGCTAAGCTTCCCCCGCCAGTCGAGGAAAGCAAGGCTGAAGACGCTCTAAAAGTCGCCATTGTCGGCCGTCCGAATGTCGGCAAGTCGTCGCTTTACAACGCCATTCTCGGCGAGAAACAGCAGATTGTTACTGAGATACCCGGCACAACCCGCGATTCTGTCGATAGCCTTATTGAAATAAACGGCAAACGCTTCATGTTTATCGATACAGCCGGCCTTCGTCACAAAAGAAGATACCCTGATATCGTCGAGTATTTCTCATCCTTGAGAAGTTTAAGAGCAATTGAACGGTCGGATATTGTGCTGGTAATTGTCGATACCAAAAGGGGAATCACCAATGGCGATATTAAAGTTGCTGCTAATGCCGAATCAATGGGGCGCGGGATAATATTTATCGCCAATAAATGGGACCTGGTTAAGGGAACCGAACAGTTCACATTCAAACAGTCAATCTATGAAAAAACTCCCAGCCTGAAATATATCGATATAGTATTCACCAATGCGCTTAAAGGCATCGGTTTGGAAAAAGTCATCAAAAACATTATAGAGGTCGAGAAACAGTTCAATAAGCGGATTAGCACCTCCGAACTGAATACATTTTTGGAGAAAATAGTCAAGGAGAAGCATCCGCCGGCAAAGGCAGGTAAATTTATCAAATTTTATTATATAACTCAGGCTGAACGTAAACCGCCTACGTTTATAATATTTTGTAATTTCCCCAAATTCATTGAAGAACCATACCAGCGTTATATAACTAATAAACTTAGGCAGGAGTATGGTTTTAGAGGCGCACCGCTTTTAATATTTTTTAAGCCGCGGAAAAAAGAATGA
- the plsY gene encoding glycerol-3-phosphate 1-O-acyltransferase PlsY yields the protein MISLIAIVILSYIVGSFPTGIVFGKLFKGINVRQYGSKNMGATNVFRVLGAKLGISVLLLDMLKGLIATLIISSINLGDLSIAVHWLKIIAGFSAIFGHIFPVWIKFKGGKGIAAAAGVFFGLIPIEAGLAIMFFIIVVFFTRYVSLGSILASIFIPCALVVEKIYLGAPIHDSYMILAIILAVTVLITHRQNIKRLLRGEENKFGKKLKAFNVVNNE from the coding sequence ATGATAAGTTTGATAGCGATAGTCATATTATCATACATAGTTGGTTCATTTCCCACCGGTATAGTTTTTGGCAAGCTATTTAAGGGTATCAATGTTCGCCAGTATGGCTCGAAAAATATGGGCGCAACCAATGTCTTTCGCGTGCTCGGCGCCAAACTTGGAATATCTGTACTTCTGTTAGATATGCTGAAAGGGCTTATCGCCACTTTGATTATCAGCAGTATCAATTTGGGTGATTTATCCATAGCTGTTCACTGGCTTAAAATCATTGCCGGCTTCTCCGCAATATTCGGTCATATTTTTCCGGTCTGGATTAAATTCAAAGGCGGTAAAGGCATTGCAGCTGCCGCCGGAGTGTTCTTTGGGCTGATACCTATTGAGGCTGGTTTGGCGATTATGTTTTTTATAATTGTTGTATTTTTTACAAGATATGTATCTTTGGGCTCGATACTGGCATCGATTTTTATACCCTGCGCTTTAGTTGTTGAAAAAATATACCTTGGCGCTCCTATTCATGATTCATATATGATTCTGGCAATAATATTGGCGGTTACCGTATTGATTACACATCGGCAGAATATCAAACGGCTTTTAAGGGGAGAGGAGAATAAATTCGGTAAAAAGCTAAAGGCGTTTAATGTAGTTAATAATGAATAA